ATATTTATCCAAATTATGCAAGTTAATGTATTTCGAAATAACATAGTAAACCATGTAAATAACAGAATCCGACAAACTTTCAACTATCCAGTCCTTATCCCATGGTAATGGTGTACCCAACCCAGTTTTTCTTGCACAAGCTCTAACTTTGAGCCAATCAAAGACGTTCTTGAATTCTTTAATTATTTCTGTAGGGATAATTTCCATCGTGTTTAAACATTCAAGCGCTAAGGATTTCCATTCAGCATTACCATAGTTAAGAAACCACTGGTTGTTCAATAATTTTACATAACATAAAGTCCCGCACCTACAGTAAACTGGTTTGTTTGTCATTTCAAAGAACGGAATGGAATCTCTTAAAGAATTTAAACGTTCCTTGACTAAGTCTTTAGCTTTTGAAACAGGAACTCCAGAATATTCTAGGGTTCTTTCGTTCATTTTCCCACTATAAAATTCCAATGAATAAAGTTCAGATGTTGCCTTCTCCAAATTAGGATCATTTTGATCAGATATAGCGTATTTTTTTAAGAACACCATGGAAGGAATTAATTCATTATCTCCTTCTGTTTCTTTAATGGTATAGTGCTTGACATCAGTTTCAGTAACAGTATCTGTATTATTATCCTTATCAACTTTACCTGACAATTGGCTATGCTGCTCTTGAATTTTAGAATCTATTATTACTACAGGAGCAATGGTGTTTAAACTCAATTCAAGAGGGTAATCTGCTGATTGTTTTTTAATATCTAAGAGGGCTTGCATGTCAAAAGGAGCGTGAGCAGGAACTGACATTACAATTCCACTGCCCTCATCTAAAGTAACAAAGGTTGCCGGCAAAATTGGAATAGATCGCTTAGTTAGTGGAGTTAGTGGGGATTCAACAAGTGAACCTATCAATTCTTTGCCCAAAAGTGTCTTTATTATCTTTATTGAATAATTTAAAAACTCTAATTTCGTAACAGCAGATCTGCTCAAAATCCAATTTTCGGTTTCATTGACAAGGACTCGAATGTACTCCTCGTTCGGATTTATCCAAAGATTGGTTACCCCAAAAATGGTTTCTGGTCTCAGTGTGGCTACAGGTATGATTACGTTCTCATTTTTAAGCTTGAACTTTATTAATGAATACTCTGTGAATGATGGCTCAATGTCACCTAAAGTGTCATGCTGGCTAACGGGGTTTGAGTCTTTAGGACACCAACCAACTGGATGAGACCCTTGCTCGATCACCCCAAGTTTTTTGAGGGTTTCAAACTGCCAAGATATTAGTTTCTTATATACAGGATCAATAGTTGTAAATTCTCGTCTCCAATCAATTGAATACCCCATCTCCTTCATTCCAGCCCTTATCTCGTTATGAAAATACCTGGCTATGTGAAGAGGATCTTTAAAAGTGAGTATATCTTGGTCACTAATTTTGTATATGTTTCTAAAATTTTCTATTATTTCTTTATCTCCGGCCTGTACCCTCCTGGCCATACCAAGGATGGGCGTACCAGTATAATGAAAAGCCATAGGAAATAGAACATTAAATCCTCTTAACCTCTTATATCGGGCATGTACATCGGCTATGGTATAGGTTCTTCCGTGTCCAATGTGTTGTGGTGAATTTGGGTATGGATATGCAACAGTAATAAAAAATTTCTTTTGATCAGGAATTGGATCTGATGAATTAACTGCATTTTTCTCCCAAATTTGTAACCATTTGCTTTCTATAGAATTCCATCGATTGGCCTCCATTTCCTCTTCACTATCCTCATTTAAACAATTTGGCTACGACTATTTCAAAATTCGTAATCTGCTTCTTAAGAATATTTTTTTTTGACGGTAGGTGAAAAGATGTTTTACCTTTAACAGCAAAGCCTTGAATAATGCTACGATTTGACTGGAATAATAATGATAAATGATCAATGTCAATACAATTTAATTTCACAATTCTAAAAAAATTGTTCCCTGTTATATTTAGGTTGTCAAATCAAAAGTAAAAACATTCAGAAAGAACCAGTCAAAAAATCAATTAGAATCGTATCTATATGATTAGATGGCTATAATTTTGGACTCGAACCTGCCATTTTAGTTTGTGATCGAACACTCTGTATTCTTTTTTTGGTTAGAATGGATTG
The DNA window shown above is from Candidatus Nitrosocosmicus arcticus and carries:
- a CDS encoding leucine--tRNA ligase produces the protein MEANRWNSIESKWLQIWEKNAVNSSDPIPDQKKFFITVAYPYPNSPQHIGHGRTYTIADVHARYKRLRGFNVLFPMAFHYTGTPILGMARRVQAGDKEIIENFRNIYKISDQDILTFKDPLHIARYFHNEIRAGMKEMGYSIDWRREFTTIDPVYKKLISWQFETLKKLGVIEQGSHPVGWCPKDSNPVSQHDTLGDIEPSFTEYSLIKFKLKNENVIIPVATLRPETIFGVTNLWINPNEEYIRVLVNETENWILSRSAVTKLEFLNYSIKIIKTLLGKELIGSLVESPLTPLTKRSIPILPATFVTLDEGSGIVMSVPAHAPFDMQALLDIKKQSADYPLELSLNTIAPVVIIDSKIQEQHSQLSGKVDKDNNTDTVTETDVKHYTIKETEGDNELIPSMVFLKKYAISDQNDPNLEKATSELYSLEFYSGKMNERTLEYSGVPVSKAKDLVKERLNSLRDSIPFFEMTNKPVYCRCGTLCYVKLLNNQWFLNYGNAEWKSLALECLNTMEIIPTEIIKEFKNVFDWLKVRACARKTGLGTPLPWDKDWIVESLSDSVIYMVYYVISKYINLHNLDKYASFIDNAFFDYILLNIKSGYFLALEDNDNLSGNLSRIEIDSYLDKSLLPEFLVLSKIIREEFNYYYPLDSRHSGRDLVPNHLSFFIFNHSIIFPKSLWPKQIVVNGSVLMDGKKMSKSMGNIIPLRSTIKQYNADSIRVAMLVLGELLQDVDFSFSTLKGIHSRLNEIYEFGTDFVTKLNTTTSHRVLDDDLSHLLNELGWEGKWLLHRVNSTIKDITDSFDEMRIRDALNTVLYLMDKDFEWYKKRRESKPDHLFANNTDLFVISYYFIARIKMLAPFCPFLAEELWELFEPKKKSIFQNDWPIIKSEFVNPVTDEIEHEISNMLDDLNKILKVTKNTSLKNIHIYLSSTDKKFLYDKVLNLVVKSKTKNFGLVMKSLLSDPSISIGHTNLVKNNTDFIKKINEDILSLSPAEQDRRIKIGLFDEYNALIDGTGLLSLEFGIQDTNVKIYYEDDPKIYDPKNKAKFARPFKPAIYLE